A region of the Patescibacteria group bacterium genome:
GCTGAAATTGTCGCTGTAGTATCCAATCATGAATTTGGATGAGTTCGTACAAAAGCTGAAAAGCTTGGAATTCCATTTGAATGTTTCAAAAGACCCTACGATGCAGAGTACTATCAGGAAATAATCAATAAGTTCAATCCTAATTTTATCATGCTCTCGGGTTGGCTCAAGCCATTCTTTGGATTTCCGCCAGCAAATACTATTAATATCCATCCGGGACCACTTCCTTATACTGCAGGAAAATATGGACACAGTGTTCATGAAGCAATAATTGAGGCATATAAAACTGGCATACTTACTCAAAGTGCTGTGACAATGCACTTTGTCACTGAAGAATATGACAAAGGACCAATCATTGTTGAATATCCTGTCTTCATTAAACCCGAAGATACAGTAGAAGACATTGCAAAAAGAGTAAACGAGGTCGAGAGAGTGATTCAGTCTTACTATCTCAATCTCATAATCCATGGCAAGATCTGGCTTGGACAAAACAGAGAAGTCCACTACAATTCAGGAATTGTGATACCACAATTCCTGAATTGAATTAAAAAAATAAAGGGGTGAGTTCGATAGAGCTCACCCCTTTAATAAATATATATATAAAATTTAAATAAATGAACGCCCAGTCATCTCACTCGGAATTTCCAAATCCATAATCTTTAAAATAGTAGGAGCAATATCGCTAAGATCTCCATTGTTTCTGTTTATATTTTTGAAATCATTTGAAATCAAATAAAATGGAACAGGATTCAAGGTATGAGATGTTAATTTTTGGCCAGTTGCTTTGTCAAAAGTTTGCTCAGCATTTCCATGGTCTGCAGTTATAATAACTGTATAATTATTTTTGATAGCAACATCAACAATTTTACCAATTGCGCTATCAACACATTCTACAGCACGTACAATTGCATCAAAATTTCCAGTATGACCTACCATATCACAATTTGTAAGGTTTGTAGCTATAAAATTAAACTCATTACCATCTATTGCTTTTACGAGTTCATATGTAATTTCATTTATTTTCATTTCTGGCTTTATATCATGAGTTACTATATCACTATTACTTGGAATAAGAATTCTTGTTTCATTTTTTTCCTCTTCATATCTTTGGGCATTGAAAAAAAATGTAAGGTGAGTAAATTTTTCTGTCTCTGTAACTTTTAATTGTTTCAAACCATTTTTTGCTATAACTTCTGATAGAGTATTGTCTATTGATTCAGGTGGAAAAGCAACACGTACATCAATATTATCATCATATTGAGTCATAGCTACAAATTTCATATTATCAATTTTTTCATCTAAAAATCTCTTTGTAATCTGTTTTGCACGATCTGATCTAAAATTTGCAAATATAACTGCATCATTTGATTGAATACAACCAAGTTCACCTGTTTCTGTTTCTATATATGCTGGCTCTATAAATTCATCTGTAATATTTTTCTCATAATTTGACTCAATTGCTTCTTTTACAGATTTAAATTTTGGACCAAGAGCATGAGTCATTACTGCAAAATGTTTTTCAACCCTATCTTTGTTGTTGTCTCTATCCATTCCCCAATATCTTCCACCAATAGTTGCAATGCGTCCGATGTTTTCGGTTTTCATAAAATTTTCTAAATCTTCAATATATAACAAAGCACTTTTTGGAGGAGTATCACGTCCATCAGTATATAAATGCAAAGAAACATTTTTTACTCCGCTTGTTTTTGCACATCTAAGAAGCTCTTTTATATGATTAATATGAGAATGTACTCCACCATCTGAAATCAATCCTTTTATATGTAAAACACTATTATATTTTTTTACATGATTTATTGCCTCAACAATCGCAGGATTACTTATTAAATCTCCATTTTTTACAGCTTTATTTATTTTTACAAGATTTTGATAAATTATTCTTCCAGAACCAATTACCAAATGGTTTGCTTCCGAGGTTCCTTGCTGTCCATATGGCAAACCAATAGCTTCTCCACTTGCAAGAAGTGTAGCGAATGGATAATTTTTTTTGTAATAATCAAAGTTTGGAGTATTTGCTACTAGAACTGCATTATTTTCTTTATCTTCATTATAACCAAGCCCATCACAAATAATTAAGACTACTTTATTTTTTGTCATAAGTTTTTAGAATGGAAATTTTGAAATTTTTGATTTTCCATTTAACTCTTTTTCTATCTTCATAAGCCTATTATATTTTGCCGTCCTTTCACTTCTACATGGTGCTCCTGTTTTTATTTGTCCTGTTCCCATTGCAACTACAAAGTCAGCAATAAAAGAATCTTCTGTTTCACCACTTCTATGAGATATTACTGATGTTATATTGTTTTTTCTTGCAAGTAGAATTGTATCTATTGTTTCAGTAAGAGTTCCTATTTGATTTAATTTTATAAGAATTGAATTACAAGTTTTTTCATCAATCCCACGTTGTAATCTTTTTGGATTTGTAACAAATAAATCATCTCCCATAACCTGAACTCTGTTTTCTGTAGAATTTGTAAAATTTTGAAATCCTTTCCAATCATCTTCTGCAAAAATATCTTCAAGACTTACTATTGGATAATTTTTTATAAGATCTTTAAAAAAACCCGATAACTCATCACTATTTAATGTTTTTCCTTCTTTGTTTAAAATATATTTTCCATCTTTAAAAAATTCAGTAGCTGCTGGATCTATACAAAAAACAATATCTTCTTTTAATTTATAACCAGCATCAACTATTGCATTTGACATCAATTCAAATGGTTCATTATTTGATGAAACATTTGGCGCAAAACCACCTTCATCACCAACACTAATTGCATAATTCTTTGATTTTAGAGTTTTCTTGAGTTGTGCATATATTTCTGCGCACATTTTTACTGCTTCTTGAATATTTTTTGCTCCTATTGGAAAAATCATATATTCTTGAATATCTGTTGCCCAGTTTGCATGTTTTCCGCCATTCATTATATTCATCATAGGAATAGGCATAATATAAGTACCATCAAAATCTGGATTGAATTTTTTCAAATATTCATAAAGTGGTTTTTTCTCACTTATTGCTTGTGCACGTGCTATAGCCATTGATACAGACAAAGTTGCATTTGCTCCCAAATTTGCTTTGTTTTCGGTTCCATCAAGATTTATCATTGTCTCATCAATTTCTCTTTGATTTTCTGCATCCATTCCTACAACTATATCTCTAATTTTTGTTTCAACATTTTCTACTGCTTTTAAAACTCCCAAACC
Encoded here:
- the gpmI gene encoding 2,3-bisphosphoglycerate-independent phosphoglycerate mutase, with protein sequence MTKNKVVLIICDGLGYNEDKENNAVLVANTPNFDYYKKNYPFATLLASGEAIGLPYGQQGTSEANHLVIGSGRIIYQNLVKINKAVKNGDLISNPAIVEAINHVKKYNSVLHIKGLISDGGVHSHINHIKELLRCAKTSGVKNVSLHLYTDGRDTPPKSALLYIEDLENFMKTENIGRIATIGGRYWGMDRDNNKDRVEKHFAVMTHALGPKFKSVKEAIESNYEKNITDEFIEPAYIETETGELGCIQSNDAVIFANFRSDRAKQITKRFLDEKIDNMKFVAMTQYDDNIDVRVAFPPESIDNTLSEVIAKNGLKQLKVTETEKFTHLTFFFNAQRYEEEKNETRILIPSNSDIVTHDIKPEMKINEITYELVKAIDGNEFNFIATNLTNCDMVGHTGNFDAIVRAVECVDSAIGKIVDVAIKNNYTVIITADHGNAEQTFDKATGQKLTSHTLNPVPFYLISNDFKNINRNNGDLSDIAPTILKIMDLEIPSEMTGRSFI
- the eno gene encoding phosphopyruvate hydratase, producing MKIKSITAIEILDSRGNPTIETTVTLEDGSCGISAVPSGASTGSYEAVELRDGDKTRFGGLGVLKAVENVETKIRDIVVGMDAENQREIDETMINLDGTENKANLGANATLSVSMAIARAQAISEKKPLYEYLKKFNPDFDGTYIMPIPMMNIMNGGKHANWATDIQEYMIFPIGAKNIQEAVKMCAEIYAQLKKTLKSKNYAISVGDEGGFAPNVSSNNEPFELMSNAIVDAGYKLKEDIVFCIDPAATEFFKDGKYILNKEGKTLNSDELSGFFKDLIKNYPIVSLEDIFAEDDWKGFQNFTNSTENRVQVMGDDLFVTNPKRLQRGIDEKTCNSILIKLNQIGTLTETIDTILLARKNNITSVISHRSGETEDSFIADFVVAMGTGQIKTGAPCRSERTAKYNRLMKIEKELNGKSKISKFPF
- a CDS encoding formyltransferase family protein; translation: MNKFNPNFIMLSGWLKPFFGFPPANTINIHPGPLPYTAGKYGHSVHEAIIEAYKTGILTQSAVTMHFVTEEYDKGPIIVEYPVFIKPEDTVEDIAKRVNEVERVIQSYYLNLIIHGKIWLGQNREVHYNSGIVIPQFLN